The following are from one region of the Vicia villosa cultivar HV-30 ecotype Madison, WI unplaced genomic scaffold, Vvil1.0 ctg.000992F_1_1, whole genome shotgun sequence genome:
- the LOC131632723 gene encoding uncharacterized protein LOC131632723, with protein MSNLTKLDFGALDISGKNYLTWALDAQIHLSAEGHGDTIKEGNKSSDQQKAKAMIFLRRHLHEDLINEYLTVTDPHVLWKNLKDRYDHQKTVILPKARYEWMHLRLQDFKSVSDYNSAMFRITSKLLLCGEKVTDEDMLEKRFSTFHASNVLLQQQYREKGFIKYSDLISCLLVAEQNNELLMKNHEARPTGTTPFPEVNVARHDHYRKNRGRGRAYARGRGRGRNYAHGLGFDRGRNGNHKNTYFHPKWKNVEKNEKGGQSRKTNENICYCCGGKGHWSRTCRTPKHLVDLYQKSLKNKKERIETHFANEDDDPDYGNMDVTHLDIGDFFADPDGKIDHLIGDGSVKK; from the coding sequence ATGTCAAATCTTACAAAATTGGATTTTGGGGCTCTTGATATTTCGGGAAAGAACTATTTGACATGGGCCCTAGACGCCCAAATTCATTTAAGCGCAGAAGGTCACGGTGACACTATTAAAGAAGGAAATAaatcatctgatcaacaaaaggcAAAAGCCATGATATTCCTTCGTCGTCACCTTCACGAGGATCTTATAAATGAGTATCTTACCGTAACTGACCCACATGTCTTGTGGAAAAATTTGAAAGATAGATATGATCATCAAAAAACGGTTATCCTACCAAAAGCTCGATATGAATGGATGCATTTACGTTTGCAGGATTTTAAAAGTGTAAGTGATTATAATTCTGCAATGTTTAGAATAACTTCTAAGTTATTATTATGTGGAGAAAAAGTAACTGATGAAGATATGCTAGAAAAAAGATTTTCCACTTTTCATGCATCCAATGTGCTCCTGCAGCAGCAGTATCGAGAAAAGGGGTTTATTAAATATTCTGACCTAATATCTTGTCTTCTTGTGGCTGAGCAAAATAATGAACTATTGATGAAAAATCACGAGGCCCGTCCCACTGGTACAACTCCATTCCCAGAAGTGAATGTGGCAAGGCACGACCACTATAGGAAAAATCGTGGTCGCGGTCGTGCATACGCACGTGGTCGTGGTCGTGGTCGTAATTATGCTCATGGTCTTGGTTTTGATCGTGGTCGCAATGGGAATCATAAAAACACATATTTCCACCCGAAGTGGAAAAAtgttgaaaagaatgaaaaaggaggTCAGAGtagaaaaacaaatgaaaatatttGCTATTGTTGTGGAGGAAAAGGTCATTGGAGTCGCACTTGTCGTACTCCAAAACACCTTGTTGATCTTTATCAAAAATCactgaaaaataaaaaggaaaggatCGAGACTCACTTtgctaatgaagatgatgatccaGATTACGGTAATATGGATGTTACCCATTTAGATATTGGTGACTTCTTTGCTGATCCAGATGGAAAAATTGACCACCTTATTGGAGATGGAAGTGTCAAGAAATAA